The Rhizobium sp. EC-SD404 sequence GATCGCTGGATCGCCAATCCCGTTGCGTGGCGCCCAGAGGAGGAGGTCGGCCATGGCCGGCGATGAGGAGCGCCTCGCAAGAGAGAGACCGGCAAACGACAATCGGTCACGCGACGGCTCATCGGAGCAGTCGCTTGAGCAGCCAGATCCGAAATCCGAAGCTGGCGCGTCTGAACGCATGGATAAGGTTGTGCTGTCCATCGCCCGATTGATCGGTCGCCGCATGGCGCGCGAGGACTTCATCGCACAGCAAGCTGCCAACGATAATGGCGCGTCGGCAGATGTCGGAAGAACGACAAGCGTGCGTCGCACGGACGCCGACAAGGAGGATGACTATTGAGGGGCGATCATGAGGCGGATCGTCTGCGCCGGAGATGAGTGTCTCGCTTGAGAGATCGTGGCGTTCGTGCTATCTAGAAGATACGTATAGACAGCGAGGTGGCTATGGCGCTCAGCATCAAAACTGAAGAAGCCGACAGGCTGGCACGGGAACTCTCGCGGCTCACCGGCGAGACCATGACCGACGCGATCACCAAAGCGATGAGCGAGCGGCTGGAGAGGTTGCGCGCTGAGCGGGAGACAAATGCCGACTATGCCGAGCGCATGAAGGCTTTCGTGCGCGATCGTGCTGATCGCTACGATCGGCGGCCGGTCTCCAAGGATGAATGGGATGACGCTGTCGGCGATACGGCCGAGATGCTCGGTCTTGCCCGATGATCGTGGTGGACTCGTCCGCCATCATCGCGATCCTGTTCGAAGAGGCAGAAGCGTCCGCCTGCATGCATGCTCTCCAGGAAGCGCAACCGCGCCTAATCTCCGCCGTCAACTATGTCGAGACCGGCACGGTGATGGCCGGCAGGATCAAGGGTGGAGACCGGCGCGCGGCGATTGCCGACCTCGATGCTTTCCTTACCGACTTCCACATCGACATTGCCCCCGTCGATGACCGACAGGCGCGTGCGGCGATGCAGGCAAGGATCGAGTACGGCCAGGGTTTTGGCACCAGGGGCGGC is a genomic window containing:
- a CDS encoding type II toxin-antitoxin system VapB family antitoxin, with the protein product MALSIKTEEADRLARELSRLTGETMTDAITKAMSERLERLRAERETNADYAERMKAFVRDRADRYDRRPVSKDEWDDAVGDTAEMLGLAR
- a CDS encoding type II toxin-antitoxin system VapC family toxin; this translates as MIVVDSSAIIAILFEEAEASACMHALQEAQPRLISAVNYVETGTVMAGRIKGGDRRAAIADLDAFLTDFHIDIAPVDDRQARAAMQARIEYGQGFGTRGGLNFGDCFAYALAKQHAAPLLYVGNDFLMTDIQAALAPMI